A portion of the Agrobacterium tumefaciens genome contains these proteins:
- a CDS encoding transporter substrate-binding domain-containing protein, which translates to MIFRRTLIAAAAMAAAFGLSAPAKADALADITARGTLRVAVPQDFPPFGSVAADMTPQGYDIDMAKMIADKLGVKVELVPVTSANRVPYLQTNKVDLVISSLGKNADREKVIDFSDAYAPFFNGVFGPADVAISKAEDLKGKTIAVTRGAVEDLELTKVAPSDATIKRYEDNNGTISAFLSGQVEVVATGNVVAAAILAKNPPKRPELKFLIKNSPCYIGLNKNEPALLEKVNATVAAAKADGSLNAIATKWLGQDLPKDL; encoded by the coding sequence ATGATCTTCAGACGGACCCTCATCGCTGCCGCCGCCATGGCTGCCGCCTTTGGTCTTTCCGCGCCCGCCAAGGCGGATGCCCTTGCCGACATCACCGCACGCGGCACGCTGCGTGTGGCCGTACCGCAGGATTTCCCGCCCTTCGGCAGCGTTGCTGCTGATATGACCCCGCAGGGCTACGACATCGACATGGCCAAGATGATCGCCGACAAGCTGGGCGTGAAGGTGGAACTCGTCCCGGTCACCAGTGCCAACCGTGTTCCCTATCTCCAGACCAACAAGGTCGATCTCGTTATCTCCAGCCTCGGCAAGAATGCAGATCGTGAAAAAGTTATTGATTTCTCTGATGCTTACGCGCCTTTCTTCAACGGCGTTTTCGGCCCGGCCGACGTCGCGATCTCCAAGGCCGAAGACCTTAAGGGCAAGACCATCGCCGTCACGCGCGGTGCCGTCGAGGACCTGGAACTGACGAAGGTCGCGCCTTCGGACGCCACCATCAAGCGTTACGAGGACAATAACGGCACCATCTCGGCCTTCCTTTCGGGCCAGGTGGAAGTTGTCGCGACCGGCAACGTGGTTGCAGCCGCCATCCTCGCCAAGAACCCCCCGAAGCGTCCAGAATTGAAGTTCCTCATCAAGAACTCTCCCTGCTACATCGGCCTCAACAAGAACGAGCCGGCCTTATTGGAAAAGGTTAACGCCACCGTAGCTGCGGCCAAGGCCGACGGCTCGCTGAATGCGATCGCCACCAAGTGGCTTGGCCAGGATCTGCCGAAAGACCTTTGA
- a CDS encoding amino acid ABC transporter permease, with protein sequence MTEFTFWDILRNLLLSTRWTLLLSLVSFIGGGMVGIVLLWLRISPRRALNRAARIYIEVFQGTPLLMQLFIAFFGLGLLGVDVPAWLAAGVALILWTAAFLAEIWRGCVEAIAKGQWEASASLAMGRLQQMRYVILPQALKIAIPPTVGFSVQVVKGTALTSIIGFVELSKAGTIVTNATFQPFTVYGLVALIYFALCWPLSKSSQFLERKLNVAHRNH encoded by the coding sequence ATGACTGAATTCACCTTTTGGGACATTCTGCGCAACCTGCTGCTCTCCACCCGCTGGACGCTGTTGCTATCGCTCGTTTCCTTCATCGGCGGCGGTATGGTGGGCATCGTGCTTTTGTGGTTGCGCATCAGCCCGCGCCGGGCTTTGAACCGCGCTGCCCGCATCTATATCGAAGTCTTTCAGGGCACCCCGCTGCTGATGCAGCTTTTCATCGCTTTTTTCGGCCTCGGTCTCCTCGGGGTCGATGTTCCGGCCTGGCTTGCGGCTGGCGTGGCGCTTATCCTCTGGACCGCTGCCTTCCTTGCGGAAATCTGGCGTGGCTGCGTTGAGGCGATTGCGAAGGGCCAGTGGGAGGCGTCCGCCAGCCTTGCCATGGGCCGCCTGCAACAGATGCGCTACGTCATCCTGCCGCAGGCGCTGAAGATCGCCATTCCGCCAACGGTCGGTTTTTCCGTACAGGTCGTCAAGGGCACAGCACTCACCTCCATCATCGGTTTCGTTGAACTGTCCAAGGCCGGCACGATCGTCACCAATGCCACCTTCCAGCCCTTCACCGTCTATGGGCTGGTTGCTCTCATCTATTTCGCCCTCTGCTGGCCGCTGTCGAAATCCAGCCAGTTCCTAGAAAGGAAGCTCAATGTCGCTCATCGAAATCACTGA
- a CDS encoding amino acid ABC transporter permease produces the protein MSYQFDFLWLGEYWPQIAKGIAITSQLTLVGGVVGVSLGIACAWARALGPLWLKPIVGTYVELIRNTPFLIQLFFIFFGLPSLGFKLTELTAANLAMIVNLGAYSCEIIRAGIQATPKGQFEAGASLAMTRFETFRHVVLTPSLQRIWPALSSQVVIVMLGSAVVSQIAVEDLTFAANFIQSRTFRAFEAYILSTVIYLLLAILLRQGMLALGSFLFPRRAAR, from the coding sequence TTGAGCTATCAATTTGATTTCCTGTGGCTTGGCGAATATTGGCCACAAATTGCCAAAGGCATCGCCATTACCAGCCAACTCACGCTGGTCGGCGGCGTGGTCGGCGTTTCACTTGGCATCGCCTGCGCATGGGCCCGGGCGCTCGGACCTTTATGGTTGAAGCCCATCGTCGGCACCTATGTGGAGCTCATCCGCAATACGCCTTTTCTGATCCAGTTGTTTTTCATCTTCTTTGGCCTGCCATCGCTTGGTTTCAAGCTTACAGAGCTGACCGCGGCCAATCTGGCGATGATCGTCAATCTGGGCGCCTATAGTTGCGAGATCATCCGCGCCGGTATTCAGGCGACGCCGAAGGGCCAGTTCGAGGCGGGTGCGAGTCTTGCCATGACGCGCTTCGAAACGTTTCGCCATGTGGTGCTTACACCCTCGCTGCAACGCATCTGGCCGGCGCTTTCTTCGCAAGTGGTGATCGTCATGCTCGGCTCGGCCGTCGTTTCGCAGATTGCGGTGGAAGACCTGACCTTTGCGGCGAACTTCATCCAGTCGCGCACGTTCCGCGCCTTCGAAGCCTACATCCTGTCAACCGTCATCTACCTGCTGCTCGCCATCCTGTTGCGGCAGGGCATGCTGGCGCTCGGCAGCTTTCTTTTCCCGAGGAGGGCGGCACGATGA
- a CDS encoding ABC transporter permease: MVTVRFIGVSEKKDKPSRSFALPQKLVSYIQATPLFLILGFFLLLPIVMIAVVSFWDYDFAQMYPGFVTFNYTETLGSWVTWQTYINTLKFAAIVWAITLFCGFWVAYFLAFHIRTTTMQMVLFLVCTVPFLTSNIIRMISWIPVLGRNGLVNSALVSAGIVPAPIEWLLYSDFAVVLAMVHLYTLFMVTPIFNTLMRIDKSLIEAARDAGATGWQTLWNVIIPLAKPGMAIGSIFVVTLVMADFSTVQVMSGGQSASVALMMKNQMSLLQYPAAAANAVILLILVLLMVAGILRIVDIRKEL; the protein is encoded by the coding sequence TTGGTGACAGTCAGATTCATCGGCGTGAGCGAAAAAAAGGACAAGCCGTCCCGCAGCTTCGCCCTGCCGCAGAAGCTTGTGTCCTATATTCAGGCCACACCGCTTTTCCTGATCCTCGGCTTTTTCCTGCTTTTACCGATCGTCATGATCGCCGTCGTCAGTTTCTGGGATTATGATTTTGCCCAGATGTATCCGGGTTTCGTGACCTTCAACTATACCGAGACGCTCGGTTCCTGGGTCACGTGGCAAACCTATATCAACACGCTGAAATTCGCCGCCATCGTCTGGGCGATCACGCTGTTCTGCGGTTTCTGGGTCGCTTATTTCCTCGCTTTTCATATCCGCACCACCACCATGCAGATGGTTCTGTTCCTCGTCTGCACCGTGCCTTTCCTGACTTCGAACATCATCCGCATGATTTCCTGGATCCCCGTTCTCGGGCGCAACGGGCTGGTCAACAGCGCGCTGGTCAGCGCCGGCATCGTACCTGCGCCAATCGAATGGCTGCTCTATTCGGATTTTGCCGTGGTGCTGGCCATGGTGCATCTTTATACGCTTTTCATGGTCACACCCATCTTCAACACGCTGATGCGCATCGACAAATCGCTGATCGAAGCGGCGCGCGATGCCGGGGCGACTGGCTGGCAGACCCTCTGGAACGTTATCATTCCGCTTGCCAAACCCGGCATGGCGATCGGCAGCATCTTTGTCGTGACGCTTGTCATGGCCGATTTCTCCACGGTTCAGGTGATGTCCGGTGGGCAGAGCGCGTCGGTGGCACTGATGATGAAGAACCAGATGTCGCTGCTGCAATATCCCGCGGCGGCCGCAAATGCCGTTATCCTGCTCATCCTCGTTCTTCTGATGGTCGCGGGCATCCTGCGCATCGTCGATATCCGCAAGGAGCTGTGA
- a CDS encoding NAD(P)/FAD-dependent oxidoreductase: protein MLDKTPTTRLQALLDTFGAALEAGRIDDAVNLFAEDCYWRDLVAFTWNIKTVEGRDQVRDMLQAQLSTARPTNWRIATGEEATEADGVLESWITFETATGRGYGLVRFRNGQIWTLLTALSELKGHEEKSGFTRPLGARHGQNLGAKTWMEEREEEARTLGYDKQPYTVIIGGGQGGIALGARLRQLGVPTIILEKNERPGDSWRKRYKSLCLHDPVWYDHLPYIDFPKNWPVFAPKDKIGDWLEFYTKVMELNYWTRSTAKSAKWDEAAKEWSIVVDRDGEEVVLRPKQLVFATGMSGKANIPDFKGRERFNGDQHHSSQHPGPDGYKGKKVAVIGSNNSAHDICAALHEAGVDVTMIQRSTTHIVKSDTLMDIGLGALYSEQALANGVTTAKADLIFASLPYRIMHEFQIPLYDKMRERDADFYAALEKAGFQLDWGADGSGLFMKYLRRGSGYYIDIGASQLIIDGKVKLAAGQVDEITENSIKLADGKEIPADVIVYATGYGSMNGWVADLIDQETADRVGKVWGLGSDTPKDPGPWEGEQRNMWKPTQQEALWFHGGNLHQSRHYSQYLALQLKARMEGLPTPVYALQPVHHTR from the coding sequence ATGCTCGACAAGACCCCCACCACCCGCCTTCAGGCGCTTCTCGATACGTTCGGGGCAGCACTCGAAGCTGGCCGCATCGATGATGCCGTTAATCTGTTTGCCGAGGATTGCTACTGGCGCGACCTCGTTGCCTTTACCTGGAACATCAAGACCGTTGAAGGTCGCGATCAGGTGCGCGACATGCTGCAGGCGCAGCTTTCGACGGCCAGACCCACAAACTGGCGCATCGCTACCGGCGAGGAGGCAACGGAGGCGGATGGTGTGCTTGAAAGCTGGATCACCTTCGAGACGGCGACAGGGCGCGGCTACGGCCTCGTGCGCTTCAGGAACGGGCAGATATGGACGCTGCTGACGGCGCTTTCCGAACTGAAGGGCCATGAGGAAAAATCGGGCTTCACCCGCCCGCTCGGCGCAAGGCACGGCCAGAACCTTGGTGCCAAAACCTGGATGGAGGAGCGCGAGGAGGAAGCGCGCACGCTCGGTTATGACAAGCAGCCCTATACCGTCATCATCGGCGGTGGACAGGGCGGCATCGCGCTCGGCGCCCGGTTGCGCCAACTCGGCGTGCCGACGATCATACTCGAAAAGAACGAGCGGCCGGGTGACAGCTGGCGCAAGCGCTACAAGTCGCTCTGCCTGCATGACCCGGTCTGGTACGACCATCTGCCTTACATCGATTTTCCGAAGAACTGGCCGGTCTTTGCCCCCAAAGACAAGATCGGTGACTGGCTCGAATTCTACACCAAGGTGATGGAACTGAACTACTGGACCCGCTCCACTGCCAAATCCGCCAAGTGGGACGAGGCGGCGAAGGAATGGTCGATCGTCGTCGATCGCGATGGCGAGGAAGTCGTGCTCCGGCCAAAGCAACTGGTCTTTGCCACCGGCATGTCCGGCAAGGCTAATATTCCTGATTTCAAGGGGCGCGAGCGCTTCAACGGCGATCAGCACCATTCCTCGCAGCATCCGGGGCCGGATGGGTACAAGGGTAAGAAGGTCGCCGTGATCGGCTCCAACAATTCGGCCCATGATATCTGCGCCGCACTCCACGAAGCGGGTGTCGATGTGACCATGATCCAGCGCTCGACCACCCATATCGTCAAATCCGATACGCTGATGGATATAGGGCTCGGTGCGCTCTATTCCGAACAGGCCCTGGCGAATGGGGTGACGACGGCGAAGGCCGATCTCATCTTCGCGTCGCTGCCCTACCGGATCATGCATGAGTTCCAGATCCCGCTTTACGACAAGATGCGGGAGCGCGACGCCGATTTTTACGCCGCACTGGAGAAAGCCGGGTTCCAGTTAGACTGGGGTGCGGATGGCTCCGGCCTCTTCATGAAGTACCTGCGGCGCGGCTCCGGTTATTATATTGATATCGGCGCCTCGCAGCTGATCATCGATGGCAAGGTGAAGCTTGCCGCCGGTCAGGTGGACGAGATCACCGAAAACTCGATCAAGCTCGCTGACGGCAAGGAGATTCCTGCTGACGTCATTGTCTATGCGACGGGATATGGTTCGATGAATGGCTGGGTCGCCGATCTCATCGATCAGGAAACGGCAGACAGGGTCGGCAAGGTCTGGGGTCTCGGTTCGGACACGCCGAAAGACCCGGGGCCGTGGGAAGGCGAGCAGCGCAACATGTGGAAGCCGACGCAGCAGGAGGCGCTGTGGTTCCACGGCGGCAACCTGCACCAGTCGCGGCATTATTCGCAATATCTCGCCTTGCAGTTGAAAGCGCGCATGGAGGGGCTTCCTACACCTGTCTATGCATTGCAACCGGTTCACCACACACGCTGA
- a CDS encoding GntR family transcriptional regulator — MQDLHTKQDRQINIEEAIVSGILSARIRPGTRLSENQLAGLFSVSRTRVREAMMRLETRGIVHVSARRGWFVVEPSAEEAMTIYEARRIIESGLLRSMRMLSEEGRKVLVAHLEEEKVAIAAGDRQRLTCLMGDFHIRIAELCGNAVLIELLRDLTARTILISMLYQSEFHALQSHEGHCRIFDAMAAGDFVRAAELSIEHLDEVETGLDLTRRPDPLAGLRRSLALPEMNGGDPDKIHMQHNQHKENDI; from the coding sequence ATGCAAGATTTACATACCAAGCAGGACCGTCAGATAAACATCGAAGAAGCCATCGTTTCCGGCATTCTTTCAGCGCGCATCCGGCCGGGCACGCGGCTCAGCGAAAATCAGCTGGCTGGACTCTTCTCCGTTTCACGTACGCGGGTACGGGAGGCGATGATGCGGCTGGAAACACGTGGCATCGTCCATGTCAGCGCGCGGCGGGGGTGGTTCGTCGTCGAGCCCTCCGCCGAGGAGGCGATGACCATCTATGAGGCGCGGCGGATTATCGAATCCGGATTGCTTCGCAGCATGCGGATGCTGTCGGAGGAGGGGCGCAAGGTCCTCGTCGCGCATCTTGAGGAAGAGAAAGTCGCAATAGCCGCAGGTGACCGCCAGCGCCTTACCTGCCTCATGGGCGATTTTCATATCCGCATCGCCGAGCTTTGCGGCAATGCCGTGCTCATCGAGCTGCTACGCGATCTGACCGCCCGGACAATTCTGATCTCCATGCTCTACCAGTCGGAGTTTCATGCCCTCCAGTCCCATGAGGGGCATTGCCGTATCTTCGACGCGATGGCTGCGGGCGATTTCGTGAGGGCGGCGGAGCTTTCCATCGAGCATCTGGACGAGGTGGAAACCGGCCTCGACCTCACACGACGCCCCGATCCTCTCGCCGGCCTTCGCCGGTCGCTCGCCCTACCGGAAATGAATGGCGGCGATCCGGATAAAATTCACATGCAACACAATCAACACAAGGAGAATGACATATGA
- a CDS encoding amino acid ABC transporter ATP-binding protein, with the protein MSLIEITEVHKSFGDNEVLKGINLDVEPGEVIAIIGKSGSGKSTLLRCINGLETISAGSIQVAGAQLLDDELHLKALRLKVGMIFQQFNLFPHLTAGGNVMLSQMVVKKVTKPEAEVTARRMLERVGLAHKFDAYPDELSGGQQQRVAIARALAMQPIALLCDEITSALDPELVSEVLAVVRELAKEGMTLLMVTHEMKFARDVCSRVVFMHQGRVHEIGPPEDVFANPQTPELKQFLGMI; encoded by the coding sequence ATGTCGCTCATCGAAATCACTGAAGTCCACAAGAGCTTTGGCGACAATGAGGTGCTGAAGGGCATAAATCTGGATGTCGAACCCGGCGAGGTGATCGCCATCATCGGCAAAAGCGGCTCCGGAAAATCGACGCTGCTTCGCTGCATCAACGGACTGGAGACGATCAGCGCCGGCTCGATCCAGGTGGCAGGTGCGCAGTTGCTGGACGATGAGCTGCATCTGAAGGCATTGCGGCTGAAGGTCGGCATGATCTTCCAGCAATTCAATCTCTTTCCGCATCTGACGGCCGGCGGCAATGTCATGCTTTCGCAGATGGTGGTGAAAAAGGTCACCAAGCCGGAGGCCGAGGTGACGGCGCGCAGGATGCTGGAGCGTGTCGGGCTGGCGCACAAGTTCGATGCCTATCCGGATGAACTGTCCGGCGGCCAGCAGCAGCGCGTGGCGATTGCCCGCGCCCTTGCCATGCAGCCTATCGCCCTTCTCTGTGACGAAATTACCTCGGCGCTCGACCCCGAACTCGTGTCTGAGGTGCTGGCCGTCGTGCGCGAACTGGCAAAGGAAGGCATGACGCTGCTGATGGTGACGCATGAAATGAAGTTTGCCCGCGACGTCTGCTCGCGCGTTGTTTTCATGCATCAGGGCCGCGTGCACGAGATCGGGCCGCCGGAAGATGTTTTTGCCAATCCCCAGACGCCGGAACTCAAGCAGTTCCTTGGCATGATCTAA
- a CDS encoding ABC transporter substrate-binding protein, whose protein sequence is MTDNSNSNKGLSRRGLLKAGAAATGAAIGSGLVTGFPTIWAQNPITIRQFGTGVSNLNAIAEKCKADLGITLEMTATDSDAAAQRAVTQPNSYDIADIEYWILKKVYPAGVIQPMEIKKLKYYDKIVPLFKNGKLTPGSVVAQGTAPHTVGFVEKPGDKKFAKSETDYFTMVPTIYNADTLGIRPDLVGRDITSWADIMDPKFKGKASILNIPSIGIMDAAMIMEAMGNIKYADKGNMTKEEIDKTIDFLIKAKKDGQFRAFWKSFDESVNLMASGEVVIQSMWSPAVAAVRSKGIACKYQPLKEGYRSWGGGLGLAKHLSGAKLDAAYEYINWYTSGWVGAYLNRQGYYSAAMDTAKEHMSADEWGYWVEGKPAQGDIIAPDGKVMEKAGAVRDGGSFQERMGKVACWNSVMDEDRYMVRRWNEFIAA, encoded by the coding sequence ATGACCGACAACTCCAACAGCAACAAGGGCCTGTCCCGCCGCGGCCTTCTTAAAGCAGGTGCCGCCGCAACAGGCGCGGCCATCGGCTCCGGCCTTGTCACCGGTTTCCCCACCATATGGGCGCAGAACCCGATCACGATCCGCCAGTTCGGCACGGGTGTTTCGAACCTCAATGCGATTGCCGAAAAGTGCAAGGCTGATCTCGGTATCACACTGGAGATGACGGCGACGGATTCGGATGCGGCCGCGCAGCGCGCCGTGACCCAGCCGAACTCCTACGATATCGCCGATATCGAATACTGGATCCTGAAGAAGGTCTACCCGGCGGGTGTCATTCAGCCGATGGAAATCAAGAAGCTGAAATATTACGACAAGATCGTTCCGCTGTTTAAAAACGGCAAGCTGACGCCCGGTAGCGTCGTGGCCCAGGGTACCGCCCCGCACACGGTCGGTTTCGTCGAAAAGCCCGGCGACAAGAAGTTTGCGAAAAGCGAAACCGATTATTTCACCATGGTTCCGACCATCTACAATGCCGATACGCTCGGCATTCGCCCCGATCTCGTCGGCCGCGATATCACCAGCTGGGCCGATATCATGGACCCCAAGTTCAAGGGCAAGGCTTCTATCCTCAACATCCCCTCCATCGGCATCATGGATGCGGCGATGATCATGGAAGCCATGGGCAACATCAAATATGCCGACAAGGGCAACATGACGAAGGAGGAGATCGACAAGACCATCGACTTCCTCATCAAGGCCAAGAAGGACGGGCAGTTCCGCGCTTTCTGGAAGAGCTTCGATGAAAGCGTCAACCTCATGGCGTCGGGTGAAGTCGTGATCCAGTCCATGTGGTCGCCCGCCGTCGCCGCGGTTCGCTCCAAGGGCATCGCCTGCAAATATCAGCCGCTCAAGGAAGGCTATCGCTCGTGGGGTGGCGGCCTTGGCCTTGCCAAGCACCTCTCCGGTGCCAAGCTGGATGCGGCCTATGAGTATATCAACTGGTACACCTCCGGCTGGGTCGGCGCCTACCTCAATCGTCAGGGCTATTACTCCGCCGCCATGGATACGGCCAAGGAACATATGTCGGCCGACGAGTGGGGCTACTGGGTCGAAGGCAAGCCCGCGCAGGGCGATATCATCGCGCCTGATGGCAAGGTCATGGAAAAGGCCGGTGCAGTGCGCGACGGCGGTTCGTTCCAGGAGCGCATGGGCAAGGTCGCCTGCTGGAACTCCGTCATGGACGAGGACCGCTACATGGTTCGTCGCTGGAACGAGTTCATCGCGGCCTGA
- a CDS encoding 3'-5' exonuclease — MTSQLDFFASATARLPQAERGRKAGGRETTLKSVPEDEALAAHLESTGNYRVLRKLQARAICEQPRPGFPRQGVILDTETTGLNHRTDEIIEIGVITFTFDDQGTIGDVTGVYGGLRQPGTSIPEEITRLTGITDEMVAGQTIDIDRLTSLVEGADLIIAHNAGFDRPFCEAFSPIFRNKAWACSVSEVDWSGRGFEGSKLAYLIGQSGYFHDGHRAVDDCFALLEVLEQVRAGQSGTPFMELHEASQHSRVRIYAENSPFDMKDHLKKRGYRWSDGSDGRPKSWWVELAEEKLEEELHFLRTEIYRWDADPTVKYLTAFDRFKAG; from the coding sequence ATGACCTCCCAGTTGGATTTTTTCGCTTCCGCGACGGCGCGGCTTCCTCAGGCTGAGCGCGGGCGAAAAGCGGGTGGTCGTGAAACGACGCTGAAATCGGTTCCTGAAGATGAGGCTCTGGCCGCACATCTCGAATCCACAGGGAATTACCGCGTCCTGCGCAAGTTGCAGGCGCGCGCGATATGCGAGCAGCCGCGACCGGGGTTTCCACGTCAGGGCGTGATCCTCGACACCGAGACCACGGGCCTCAACCACCGAACTGACGAGATCATCGAAATCGGCGTCATTACCTTCACATTCGACGATCAGGGCACGATCGGCGATGTCACCGGGGTCTATGGCGGTCTGCGACAGCCGGGCACTTCCATTCCGGAAGAAATCACGCGCCTGACGGGTATCACCGATGAAATGGTTGCCGGACAAACGATAGACATCGACCGGCTGACCTCCCTGGTTGAAGGTGCTGATCTGATCATTGCCCACAATGCCGGCTTCGATCGTCCGTTTTGCGAGGCCTTCTCGCCGATCTTCCGCAATAAGGCCTGGGCCTGCTCCGTCTCTGAGGTTGACTGGAGTGGTCGGGGTTTTGAGGGCAGCAAGCTCGCCTACCTCATCGGGCAATCCGGCTATTTCCATGACGGCCACCGAGCAGTCGACGATTGTTTCGCTCTGTTGGAGGTGCTGGAACAGGTACGCGCCGGCCAAAGCGGGACGCCCTTCATGGAACTCCATGAAGCCAGCCAGCACTCCCGGGTTCGCATTTACGCGGAGAACAGCCCGTTCGACATGAAGGATCATCTGAAAAAGCGGGGCTATCGCTGGTCTGATGGTTCCGATGGCCGGCCGAAATCCTGGTGGGTGGAACTGGCGGAGGAAAAGCTCGAAGAAGAGCTGCATTTCCTCCGAACCGAAATTTACCGCTGGGACGCCGATCCCACGGTCAAGTATCTGACGGCATTCGACCGGTTCAAAGCCGGTTAG
- a CDS encoding ABC transporter ATP-binding protein, whose product MSKAAAIDIASVSKIYGNTTAVHAISLKIPAGSYCCLLGPSGCGKTSTLRMIAGHESISSGDVRLGNVVVTDLPPAKRGTAMMFQSYALFPHLDLVDNVAFSLKMKGVDKEARRAKALEMLRLMQLEPYATRRPAQLSGGQQQRVALARALITDPEALLLDEPLSALDPFLKIRMRAELKKLQTSLGITFVHVTHSQEEAMALADVIVVMNDGRIEQAATPRELFERPATAFVARFMGDHNVISGRFKEKNGDLVTLEVAGGGTFTAGGVAPDDGAVDIAVRTDRVRVGEADQPGFGFTGIVSNVEYRGASVKIAVTGAGIEDFNAILSDVAFFEKPVKTGDAIPLSWNAADAIVLGRVEK is encoded by the coding sequence ATGAGCAAAGCCGCAGCAATCGACATCGCTTCCGTTTCCAAGATTTATGGCAACACCACCGCGGTGCATGCCATAAGCCTCAAGATACCGGCAGGAAGTTACTGCTGCCTGCTTGGTCCTTCGGGCTGCGGCAAGACCTCGACACTGCGAATGATCGCCGGCCACGAAAGCATTTCAAGCGGCGATGTCAGGCTTGGTAATGTGGTCGTCACCGATCTGCCGCCCGCCAAACGCGGCACGGCAATGATGTTCCAGTCCTATGCGCTGTTTCCGCATCTCGATCTTGTCGACAACGTTGCCTTCAGCCTCAAGATGAAGGGGGTGGACAAGGAAGCGCGCCGCGCCAAGGCGCTGGAGATGCTGCGGCTGATGCAGCTCGAACCCTATGCCACCCGGCGCCCGGCCCAGCTTTCCGGCGGGCAGCAGCAGCGCGTGGCGTTGGCTCGCGCGCTTATCACCGACCCCGAGGCGTTGCTGCTGGATGAGCCGCTTTCGGCACTCGATCCTTTCCTCAAGATCCGTATGCGGGCCGAGCTGAAGAAGCTGCAAACCTCGCTCGGCATCACCTTTGTTCACGTCACACACAGTCAGGAAGAGGCAATGGCGCTGGCCGACGTCATCGTCGTCATGAATGATGGCCGCATCGAGCAGGCAGCGACGCCGCGCGAGCTGTTTGAGCGCCCGGCCACCGCTTTCGTCGCCCGCTTCATGGGCGATCACAATGTCATTTCCGGCCGGTTCAAGGAAAAGAACGGCGATCTCGTCACGCTGGAGGTTGCGGGCGGCGGCACCTTCACGGCAGGCGGCGTTGCCCCGGATGACGGCGCGGTCGATATCGCCGTTCGTACCGACCGTGTGCGCGTCGGCGAGGCGGATCAACCCGGTTTCGGTTTTACCGGCATCGTTTCGAATGTCGAGTATCGCGGTGCAAGCGTGAAGATCGCCGTGACCGGCGCGGGCATTGAGGATTTCAACGCCATCCTCAGCGACGTCGCCTTCTTCGAAAAGCCGGTAAAGACCGGCGACGCCATACCGCTTTCATGGAATGCGGCCGATGCCATCGTGCTCGGCCGGGTAGAGAAGTGA